One genomic window of Halorhabdus sp. CBA1104 includes the following:
- a CDS encoding aldo/keto reductase — protein sequence MYYRRLGKTGLEVSPIALGTWRFGMEHEETGVVETGREEAHELLDAYAELGGNFIDTANGYGRGDSERWIGEWLTERDREDYVIASKCYWSQESRFQENLSAKNVRAEVDGSLDRLDTDYLDILYLHRFDDETPIEKTLRTIDDLVSEGKVHHVGLSTADAWKLTKGLWKADVNNYEAFTVTQPLFHAAYYEDVTAYLDVCADQDLAVCPYSPLAGGFLTGKYERAGDGTYELDAPEDARAQLDDRFLDFYVSERGWHVLDEVRAVAKAVGATPAQVALRWLIDQPEFTCVPIVGARTVEQLEENLGAIEVELTDEQFRRIFDARYDEDGSLYQTTA from the coding sequence ATGTACTACCGACGACTTGGCAAGACGGGACTCGAAGTGTCGCCGATCGCCCTGGGGACGTGGCGGTTCGGGATGGAACACGAGGAGACGGGCGTCGTCGAGACGGGCCGGGAAGAGGCCCACGAACTGCTCGACGCTTACGCGGAGTTGGGTGGGAACTTCATCGACACTGCAAACGGCTACGGCAGGGGCGACAGCGAGCGCTGGATCGGCGAATGGCTCACAGAGCGCGACCGTGAAGACTACGTGATCGCTTCGAAGTGCTACTGGTCGCAAGAGTCACGGTTCCAAGAGAACCTCTCGGCGAAGAACGTCCGGGCTGAAGTCGACGGGTCGCTCGATCGCCTGGATACGGACTACCTGGATATCCTGTATTTACACCGCTTCGACGACGAGACGCCAATCGAGAAGACGCTGCGGACGATCGACGATCTCGTCAGTGAGGGCAAAGTCCACCACGTCGGCCTCTCGACGGCCGACGCCTGGAAACTCACCAAGGGTCTCTGGAAAGCCGACGTCAACAACTACGAAGCTTTCACCGTCACGCAGCCGCTCTTTCACGCCGCCTACTACGAGGACGTCACAGCGTATCTGGACGTCTGTGCCGATCAGGACCTGGCAGTCTGTCCGTACTCGCCGCTTGCCGGTGGGTTCCTGACGGGCAAGTACGAGCGCGCCGGCGACGGGACATACGAACTCGACGCCCCGGAGGACGCCCGCGCCCAGCTCGACGACCGCTTTCTGGACTTTTATGTCTCCGAGCGGGGTTGGCACGTCCTCGACGAGGTGCGGGCAGTCGCCAAAGCGGTTGGAGCCACACCCGCACAGGTCGCCCTTCGGTGGTTGATCGACCAGCCCGAGTTCACCTGCGTCCCGATCGTCGGGGCCCGAACGGTCGAACAACTCGAGGAGAACCTTGGCGCGATCGAGGTCGAACTGACCGACGAGCAGTTCCGACGGATCTTCGACGCGCGCTACGACGAGGATGGATCCCTCTATCAGACAACCGCCTGA